A window from Culex pipiens pallens isolate TS chromosome 3, TS_CPP_V2, whole genome shotgun sequence encodes these proteins:
- the LOC120425351 gene encoding SAC3 domain-containing protein 1-like, giving the protein MESFIRGSCESMCPKPEIELRTREKLVHFYELKPNTASSGSRSSPDPERMVKEFARSAAGMRQPRHWELRTVRTLKRTVRFLLTEIVQDERRPYNFRYEFIFDRLRAIRQELVMQNLGPEETLDILEPSVRFLAYSAYRLCECHISEFDPKICTTHVQECLKKILRCYDDLDVLAKRYERSRRVAMEGLYLMFNLGSTEAVLRGVNLPKGYRENLSLQLSTSIEYLRGNFYRVLRNVERLPELEAAVATLKLPEIRRQLMLHFSAAYASKVLTVPLEWVGHVLHYPERDHPALLEDCQYYNLQLIGADDRPKNQSTVKTSSTKDNWWDEEESFEERGGDILGGMTVKFERTRFDSSKPTVSGTL; this is encoded by the exons ATGGAATCCTTCATCCGCGGATCCTGCGAATCTATGTGTCCCAAACCGGAAATTGAACT tcgAACCCGCGAAAAACTGGTCCACTTTTACGAGCTAAAACCCAACACAGCCAGTAGCGGCAGCCGATCGTCACCGGACCCGGAAAGGATGGTCAAGGAGTTTGCGCGTTCGGCCGCCGGCATGCGACAACCGCGACACTGGGAACTGCGCACTGTGCGGACACTAAAGCGAACCGTGCGCTTCCTGTTGACGGA AATTGTTCAGGACGAACGCCGTCCTTACAACTTCCGTTACGAGTTCATTTTCGACCGGTTACGCGCCATTCGGCAGGAGCTGGTCATGCAGAACCTGGGTCCGGAGGAGACGCTGGACATTTTGGAACCTTCGGTGCGCTTCCTGGCGTATAGTGCGTACCGGCTGTGCGAGTGCCACATCAGCGAGTTTGACCCCAAGATCTGCACGACCCACGTGCAGGAATGTTTGAAGAAGATCCTGCGATGTTATGACGATCTGGACGTGCTTGCGAAGCGTTACGAGCGATCGCGCAGAGTCGCGATGGAAGGATTGTATTTGATGTTCAACTTGGGAAGTACGGAGGCGGTACTACGTGGCGTCAACCTTCCTAAAGGCTATCGGGAAAACCTCAGCCTACAACTCTCAACCAGCATCGAGTACCTGCGGGGGAACTTTTACCGCGTGCTCCGCAACGTCGAGCGACTTCCTGAGCTGGAGGCCGCCGTCGCTACGCTAAAACTCCCGGAGATTCGGCGCCAACTGATGCTCCACTTCTCGGCGGCTTACGCGAGCAAAGTTTTGACCGTTCCACTCGAGTGGGTCGGTCACGTTCTGCACTATCCGGAACGCGATCATCCGGCACTGCTCGAGGACTGCCAGTACTACAACCTGCAACTGATAGGGGCCGACGACAGGCCGAAGAACCAATCTACCGTGAAGACCTCCTCGACGAAAGATAACTGGTGGGACGAGGAGGAAAGTTTCGAAGAACGCGGCGGAGACATTCTCGGCGGGATGACGGTGAAATTCGAGAGGACTCGGTTCGATTCCAGCAAGCCGACGGTAAGTGGAACCCtttga
- the LOC120425350 gene encoding uncharacterized protein LOC120425350: MNINNLPVEILEQIFQLLPVDDLKCASAVCFTWSQVAFSWPCMQNVQLKVAVSSFDDGVVPEVLETTGRKFRHVCLRVDRPIIDQPHRIELISEVLLKFGESLESLRFIWDVDDEMFDLNSMLTVLRYVPGLRELTVEDFIDRRNELAAVLPAITVDSLAGLERVKLPHSLMDNEQFNLAELAPNLLHLSAEFKGRYPWEAIWLLSGQLYSLSIRTETENNFQPLWQIDPSSLRRLRLSRLCCDLGDINDVKLDDARCFFFQCTAITVLKLELHVSLAVIRVIAENCSLLKELLVYDVDDGWQLLVILQRLERLTSLTVAEASFEGADSDIYQIRLPNLVELVLDAIYLEEPTKFFIVLDQIVPNLKFLQVSNYNRFDSDSYNMDILKSLFRAKLQSLNSLTLCDYTCAFPSHLLNYLNLLPKLQELELAYCSLAPWSRSAIVPGIKKLIVDTPITNYQLRKLLNVFPLVARIEVLQAEDISAYSLEELSRITSRCEFFIRESRSNE; this comes from the exons ATGAACATCAACAATCTTCCGGTGGAG ATCCTGGAGCAGATCTTCCAACTTCTTCCGGTTGACGATCTCAAGTGCGCTTCGGCGGTCTGTTTCACCTGGTCCCAGGTTGCCTTTTCATGGCCATGTATGCAGAACGTTCAGCTGAAAGTGGCGGTGTCCTCGTTTGACGACGGAGTGGTACCGGAGGTCTTGGAAACAACCGGGAGAAAGTTTCGGCATGTTTGTCTGAGGGTTGATCGTCCGATTATTGATCAACCCCATAGGATCGAGTTAATTTCGGAGGTTTTGCTGAAGTTTGGCGAGTCACTTGAAAGCCTTCGCTTCATCTGGGACGTCGACGATGAGATGTTCGATTTGAACTCGATGCTGACCGTTTTGAGATACGTTCCAGGCTTGAGAGAACTCACCGTGGAGGACTTTATTGATCGTCGCAACGAACTtgcggcagtgttgccagcgattACTGTGGACTCTTTGGCGGGTTTGGAACGGGTCAAACTTCCGCACAGTCTGATGGACAACGAGCAGTTCAATTTAGCCGAGTTGGCTCCGAATCTGCTGCATCTAAGTGCAGAGTTCAAAGGAAGATATCCCTGGGAGGCCATTTGGTTGCTTTCCGGTCAACTCTACAGTCTCTCGATTCGCACCGAAACCGAGAACAACTTTCAACCTCTGTGGCAGATTGACCCCTCGTCACTGCGAAGACTACGACTGTCGAGACTTTGTTGCGACTTGGGTGACATCAACGACGTCAAGCTGGACGACGCCCGCTGTTTCTTCTTCCAGTGTACGGCGATCACCGTGCTGAAGCTAGAGCTGCACGTTTCACTAGCCGTAATTCGGGTAATTGCGGAAAATTGCTCTCTACTGAAGGAGCTTCTAGTGTACGACGTTGACGATGGGTGGCAGTTGCTGGTGATCTTGCAACGACTAGAACGTCTGACGAGTCTTACCGTAGCGGAGGCCAGCTTTGAGGGTGCAGATTCGGACATCTACCAGATTCGTCTGCCAAATCTGGTCGAGCTAGTCCTTGATGCCATCTACTTGGAGGAACCAACAAAGTTCTTCATCGTTTTAGATCAGATCGTGCCAAATCTTAAATTTCTCCAAGTGTCCAACTATAATCGCTTCGACAGCGATTCGTACAACATGGACATTCTAAAATCGCTGTTTCGTGCAAAGTTGCAATCGCTGAATAGCCTGACATTGTGTGATTAC accTGTGCCTTTCCGTCGCATCTGCTCAACTACTTGAATTTGCTTCCGAAGCTGCAAGAGTTAGAACTGGCGTACTGCAGTTTGGCACCCTGGAGCCGATCGGCGATTGTTCCCGGCATCAAGAAGCTCATCGTGGATACTCCG ATCACCAACTACCAGCTGCGAAAGCTGCTCAACGTTTTCCCGCTCGTCGCTCGCATCGAGGTGCTCCAAGCGGAGGACATTTCCGCCTACTCGCTGGAAGAGCTGAGCCGGATCACCTCACGGTGCGAATTCTTCATCCGTGAGAGCCGATCCAACGAGTGA